The following is a genomic window from Salvia hispanica cultivar TCC Black 2014 unplaced genomic scaffold, UniMelb_Shisp_WGS_1.0 HiC_scaffold_1161, whole genome shotgun sequence.
AAAAAAGTAGTAAACATTTAAGACTCTACGCCGATCGTGACAAAATAGGGAGTATTTCCTGCTTCCTTGTTTGTCTATTGCATTGTGATGACATTTTTAGGTGAAATGGTCTTCTGCTTGGGGGAGTTGAAGCTGTTTGTGGATAATGTTACGACGTTCCCTAGTTTTGTCATATTTAACTGTCAGGTGAAAGTGAATGGGCCTAATGCAGCACCTGTTTATAAGTTCCTTAAAGCAAGCAAAGGCGGCTGGTTCGGCTCCCAAATCAAATGGAACTTCACTAAGTTTCTAGTTGACAGAGATGGGATTGTAATCAAGCGTTATGCAACGTCTACCTCACCATTGGCAACCGAGATCGTCCCTCCCTCCTCGCTCTCTCTCTTTGTCTCTCTCATGGCAATTCACATTTCACATTTATGGTTGCAGGGTGATGTAAAGAAAGCCTTGGGAGAAAGTTGAAAGAGGATGTGATAACTCAAAGGTGCAGCAAACTGGGTAGATGTGTATTTATCTAACTTTTATTCTGTATTGTACTTGATCAACTTTATGTACCAatttcttgtgttttttttatctgttcACTGCTTTGGTTTAT
Proteins encoded in this region:
- the LOC125198003 gene encoding probable phospholipid hydroperoxide glutathione peroxidase, which codes for MTFLGEMVFCLGELKLFVDNVTTFPSFVIFNCQVKVNGPNAAPVYKFLKASKGGWFGSQIKWNFTKFLVDRDGIVIKRYATSTSPLATEGDVKKALGES